CCGCGCTCGGCGACCCCGACGCGCTCGCCGCCGGCTACGCCGACCGCACGCTGCAGCTGATCGGGCCGCGCTACTACCTCGACTGGCTGCGCCTCGTGAAGCTGCTGCTGTGGATCGTGCCGCCGGCCGCCGCGTTCGGCGTCGCGCTGGGCCAGGCCCTCAGCGGCGAGGCGCCCGGCACGATCATCGGGACCACGATCGGCATCACGATCACCGTCGCCGTGCACACGGTGTTCTGGACGACGCTGGTGTTCGCGCTCGTCGAGCGCTCGTCGGGGAACGACGCCGCGCCGCTGACGACCTGGAGCCTCGACAAGCTGCCCGAGCCCCGCCAGAGCGGCGCGACCTTCGTGGACATGGTCGCGGCGATCATCATGCTGCTGATCGGCGCCGCCGCGGTGCTGTGGGATCACTTCCTCGGCTTCGTGCCGGGCATGCACCTGTCGTTCCTGAACCAGGACCTGTGGCCCTGGTGGATCGCCGGGCTGTTCGTCGTGATGGCAATGGAGGCCGCTCTCGCGATCGCCGTGTTCCTGAAGGGTCGCTGGACCATGCCGCTGGCGGTGCTCAACACCGTGCTCGCCGTCGCCGTGGCGGTG
This DNA window, taken from Microbacterium invictum, encodes the following:
- a CDS encoding HAAS signaling domain-containing protein, giving the protein MTATLTDRYIDAVIRSLPESQRADVAAELRASIADQIDDRGADGQPAGAFEREVLTALGDPDALAAGYADRTLQLIGPRYYLDWLRLVKLLLWIVPPAAAFGVALGQALSGEAPGTIIGTTIGITITVAVHTVFWTTLVFALVERSSGNDAAPLTTWSLDKLPEPRQSGATFVDMVAAIIMLLIGAAAVLWDHFLGFVPGMHLSFLNQDLWPWWIAGLFVVMAMEAALAIAVFLKGRWTMPLAVLNTVLAVAVAVPALWLLFQGQLLNPEFFPTLVTDGEGPKVQQIVTIVTGFVIAGVSVWDIIDGFLKARR